From a single Myotis daubentonii chromosome 5, mMyoDau2.1, whole genome shotgun sequence genomic region:
- the SLC29A4 gene encoding equilibrative nucleoside transporter 4, producing the protein MGSVGSQRLKEPGAAGRPGRSVVTSFSFDRCQLEEEAAAGAARGRDGAARGAPILTDSDSEGRAPDDRYHAIYFAMLLAGVGFLLPYNSFITDVDYLHHKFPGTSIVFDMSLTYILVALAAVLLNNVLVERLSLHTRITAGYLLALGPLLFISICDVWLQLFSRHQAYAINLAAVGTVAFGCTVQQSSFYGYTGMLPKRYTQGVMTGESTAGVMVSLSRIVTKLLLRGERASTLIFFLVSAGLELLCFLLHLLVRRSRFVRHHTVRPRDGHAGPRGYRVHHDVAAGDVCFENQGPALANSGSPKDSPVHEVTAGDQGAYTRFDVPQARVERSWPSFRALLLHRYVVARAIWADMLSIAVTYFITLCLFPGLESEIRHCVLGEWLPILVMAVFNLSDFVGKILAALPMDWRGTHLLACSCLRVVFIPLFILCVYPSGAPALRHPAWPCVFSLLMGISNGYFGSVPMILAAGKVGPRQRELAGNTMTVSYMTGLTLGSAVAYCTYSLTRGAHRGCLETSATNASLPAGL; encoded by the exons ATGGGCTCCGTGGGCAGCCAGCGCCTCAAGGAGCCCGGCGCGGCGGGCAGGCCAGGCCGGAGCGTGGTGACGAGCTTCAGCTTCGACCGCtgccagctggaggaggaggcggccgcGGGGGCAGCCCGGGGCCGGGACGGTGCGGCCAGGGGCGCCCCGATTCTCACGGACTCGGACTCCG AGGGGCGGGCGCCCGACGACCGCTACCACGCCATCTACTTCGCCATGCTGCTGGCCGGCGTGGGCTTCCTGCTGCCCTACAACAGCTTCATCACCGACGTGGACTACCTGCACCACAAGTTCCCAG GCACCTCCATCGTGTTCGACATGAGCCTCACCTACATCCTGGTGGCGCTGGCGGCCGTGCTGCTGAACAACGTGCTGGTGGAGCGGCTGAGCCTGCACACGAGGATCACGGCCG GCTACCTCTTGGCTTTGGGTCCCCTCCTCTTTATCAGCATCTGTGACGTGTGGCTGCAGCTCTTCTCCAGGCACCAGGCCTATGCCATCAACCTGGCCGCTGTGGGCACCGTGGCCTTTGGCTGCACAg tgcAGCAATCCAGCTTCTACGGGTACACGGGGATGCTGCCCAAGCGGTACACCCAGGGGGTGATGACCGGGGAGA GCACGGCGGGCGTGATGGTGTCCCTGAGCCGCATCGTCACCAAGCTGCTGCTGCGGGGCGAGCGCGCCAGCACCCTCATCTTCTTCCTGGTCTCCGCCGGCCTCGAGCTGCTCTGcttcctgctgcacctgctggTCCGGCGCAGCCGCTTCGTGCGCCACCACACGGTGCGGCCCCGCGACGGCCATGCGGGCCCCCGGGGCTACCGCGTGCACCACGACGTGGCCGCCGGGGACGTCTGCTTC GAGAACCAAGGCCCGGCCCTGGCCAACAGCGGGTCCCCGAAGGACAGCCCGGTCCACGAGGTGACCGCCGGCGACCAGGGAGCCTACACGCGCTTTGACGTGCCGCAGGCGAGAGTGGAGCGGAGCTGGCCCTCCTTCCGAG ccctgctgctGCACCGCTACGTGGTGGCCCGCGCCATCTGGGCCGACATGCTGTCCATCGCCGTGACCTACTTCATCACGCTGTGCCTGTTCCCCGGCCTCGAGTCCGAGATCCGGCACTGCGTGCTGGGCGAGTGGCTGCCCATCCTCGTCATGGCCGTGTTCAACCTCTCGGACTTCGTGGGCAAG ATCCTGGCGGCCCTGCCCATGGACTGGCGGGGCACGCACCTGCTGGCCTGCTCCTGCCTGCGCGTGGTCTTCATCCCGCTCTTCATCCTGTGCGTCTACCCCAGCGGCGCGCCCGCCCTGCGCCACCCGGCCTGGCCCTGCGTCTTCTCCCTGCTCATGGGCATCAGCAACGGCTACTTCGGCAGCGTGCCCATGATCCTGGCCGCCGGCAAGGTGGGGCCCCGGCAGCGGGAGCTGGCAG GGAACACCATGACCGTGTCCTACATGACGGGGCTGACGCTGGGCTCGGCCGTGGCCTACTGCACCTACAGCCTCACCCGGGGCGCCCACAGGGGCTGCCTCGAGACCTCCGCCACCAACGCCTCCCTCCCCGCCGGCCTCTGA